The Rheinheimera mangrovi genome contains the following window.
TGATCACTGATCACGGTGGGCCAAACCGCGCCAAACTGGCGTTGGAGCAGGCTTATCCTGAACTTGTGGCCTCACGTAAAGCTTTACCGCAGATTTTGCAGTTTTACGGTATGGAATTTGATGTGCCGGGCAATAGCCCTGGTGGTCGCCATGCCAGTTTTATTATGCCGCACAGGGCAACAGAAGCAGAGCAGTTGTACCAAATAGAAAGCCGCTACAACGGCCGTCAGGGTGTACCACCAGGGCCGGAAAAAGCCGAAGATGCTTTTATGCTGCAAGCCTTAAAAGCCATGAATGAATTACCGGATAAACCTTTGCTGTTGGTCAATCACCCGGCACGTTTAGCCACTGGTTTTCGGCAGTACAATAAAGTGACTCCAGCGCAATTACGTGACTGGCAGGATACAGCGCCCGATGTGGTCATAGGTATGACGGGCGCTGAAGGCCATCAGGCTGCGACTTTAAATCCGGATGGCAGCACAGACCCAAATGCCATTCGCGGCGAATACCCGGATTATCCGACTATGGGCGGCTACGACCAGATGACAGCCCGTTTAGGTGGGGTTTGGGATAGTTTACTCAGCGAAGGCCGGAATTGGTGGGTGACAGGCGTGTCCGACAGCCATGGTCATTACACTGATGGCTGGGCCGACTTCTGGCCTGGTCAATACGCCAAAACTTATGTCTATGCAGATAAAAACTACGACAGCATTTTTGCAGCACTCAAAGCCGGTCAGGTTTTTGTGACTACAGGCGATTTAATAGATGCTTTGTTTGTCGAAGTGGCAGTAAAAAACTCCACTAAAACCGCTACAGCAGGCCAGACACTCACAGTAAAACCTGATGATGAGCTGGTGCTGCGGGTGCGTTTTCGCGACCCAGATAGCAACAACGGCGGTGGTTTTAACCCAGAAGTTGAACGGGTGGATGTGATTCAGGGGCTTATCAAAGGCACGGCTTCAGAACGAAATACAGACGAAGCACCAGATACCAAAGTCGCTAAACGTTTTTACTCAGCCGACTGGAGCAGCAAAGAAGGCTACAGCAGCTTTGAGCTGCCGCTCGGCAACGTCAGCAAAAGCCAGTATTTACGCCTACGTGGCACCAACAATAAAAACGAGCTGGAACCAGAAGCTGATGCCAAAGGCGAAAACCCATGGTCCGATTTATGGTTTTACAGCAATCCGGTGTTTATTCAGGTGTCCTTATGATTGGGCGCGGCTTACTGCTGGTTGTATTGACGGCGCTGATGCTGCTGAGCTCATGCACTACAAAAACCAGAGTGCACCATATCCATCTGCTTTATCCAGCCGGTTCCCACAAAGCGATAGAACTTGCAGCCCGGGACTTACAGACAGAGCTTAGGATGCTGCCTGGTGCCACTATTACCAAAGGCCCACAGACTAATGCTGAGGCCAACCTGACCATTTTGATAGGTGTCGCTGGGCAGTTAAAAGGGCATCAACTGCTGAATGCAGAAAGTCAGGCTTTGCTGGCAGACATCAATGCACCCCGTTCAGGCCTGATGCACCAGCAAAAAGATGGCAAAGCGTTGATCCTGTTGGCCGGAGCTGATGTGCAGGGCACTCAATACAGTGTCTACGATTTTAGTCAGCAGTATCTGAATACCGATCCTCTGCGTTACTGGACTGGCAGCCAGGCTGAAGCTGTGTCGATGCAACAACTGTTGCAATTACAGACGCAACGCATTGACGCTCCGGTGGTGCCATTGCTGGTGTACTTTGAAAATGATGTGGATGAGCTGGCGAACTTTCGTGGCACTAAGCTGCAATACGACTGGGAAAGCTTTACTGCCTTGATCGATAGTCTGGTGCGGATGCGTTACAACGCTATTGAGCTGTTTGATATGCTCGGGCGCGTTGAGTTTTATCAGCGACCTGAGTACCAAAGCCGTTATCCGAATTACCAGCTCGACAAAGCTTATCTGGATCGGATGATTGACTATATCCACGACAAAGGCATGTTGCTGCAAGTCGATATGATGATGGGGCGGCAATTGGGCTCGTTGCCTGAAACAGAGTCCAACTGTTGGTCAGAGCATCAGCAGAGCTGGAAAGACATGTGGCTTTATTACTTAAAAGAAACTCCTATAGGCCGCGCCGATATATTTAGCTTAAGGCCGCGGCATCAGGTCTGGGACTGGCCTTATCAAAGCGCATGCAACGAAGACAAAACGATGGTGTTTAATCAGGTCTATGCCGCATTAGGCCAGTTGCTGGATCAGCAAAAGCCCGGTGCTATTAAGGTATGCACCTGTTACCACGATGGCATGGAGCTGTTTAATGCCGGTTTTAACCCGCCAAAAGACTTTATTGTGGCCTGGTCTGATAACGGCTGGGGTGAGTTCGATTATTTACCTAAGTCCGACAAAGGCCATGCCATGGGCACTTATGTGCACGCTGGTTTTTGGCTGAACCATGATGTGGCCGACCCTTACCCGAAGCGGATTGAGCAGGTGATGAGCTTTATGTATCAGCAGCATAAAGCCGATCAGTACATGATGGTGAATGGCCAGACCTTCCGGCCTTTTTTATTGAATCTGGCCGCTTATGCAGAGTCGGCGCGGCTTGGCGGGGCCTTTAACAGCGAAACTTTTAGCACAGGCTGGTTTACCCGCTATTTTGGCGCAGCAGCCACACCAGCCGCTATTGGGGCTATGCAGCAGTTGCATCAGGCGCATGCGGATGAGGTGGGTTATGTCGAAATATTATGGCAGGTGAAGGTTCTGCAAGGCTTTTTGGCCGACACTCCGGTGCGACAACCTGGTAAAGATGAGTTTAGCGTGACCGCAGATCGGATCCAGCCTTGGTTCAATGCCACAGCCCCCCGTATCACCACTTTAGAAAAAGGCTTGCAGCAGGCGAAAGCCGGACTGAATGCTGCAAAAAATCCGGTTTTTTATCATGATTTCGTGATTTTACCTCTGCAACTTTATCTGGATTTACTGAACTACAACCAACTGCTGTTGCAGATGGCGCAGCTGAAACTTAATGCAGGTTCGGACTGGACAGGCGAGCAGGGTGCAGCCTTGTTGCAACAGGCAAAAACCCAGTTGCAGTTGTTGCACCAGCGCCGTTTAACAGGGGATCAGGACTCACGCTGGGCCAACTGGTATCACCCCGAGAATAGAAGGCCTAACAATGGCTTTCCTGTTTTGGCGGATCTGGAGGCTATAGCAAAGGCAAGATAAGGCTTTGATCCGTATTCTTTCATCCTGTAGTGGGAAGCAAGTGACAGCAGGGGAACCAAGATCAGCGGATCTTTAAAAATATTTTAAAAACAGCTGTCAGGAAATGACGGGCAGCTGCTCTTTAAAATGAGAACGCTGAGTCGATGTCCTGCGTCGTGCTGCATAAAACAGCCGCTGCCGAGGACCAGTTTTCTGTGCACGACATCACCATAACCCATAACATTACGGAGAAGGATATGCATTTGAAATCAGTACTGATTGGTCTTGGCATCAGTTGTTGTGTGGCAGCACCTGCTGCGGCTCAGCAGTCCGGCAGCTTTGATACCTTAAGTTACAATGTGGCCGGTTTACTGGAGTTATTTTCCAGCGCCGAAAGCGACAGGCAAGCCGCCACAGAGCAGATCAGCTGTTATGTAAACGACTTTGATATTGTCAACGTGCAGGAAGATTTTAATTATCACGCCGCTTTATACGATACCTGCAATACCCATCCGTATCGCTCTGCAACTACAGGTGGCATGGGCATTGGCAGCGGTTTAAACAGCATGAGCCATTTACCATTCAGCAGTCTCAAACGAGTGAAATGGAACCACTGCAACGGCGTTGATTGTCTGACGCCTAAAGGTTTTACATTGATGCAGGTGCGGCTGGCTGAAGGGGTTTATGTCGATATTTACAATCTACATACTCAGGCTCAGGTTGAGACGGCCGACTTAACCGCTCGTCGGAATAATATTCTGC
Protein-coding sequences here:
- a CDS encoding CehA/McbA family metallohydrolase domain-containing protein: MKSKLGPHPLLIATSAVLLISCQQIPTEPTTELTTDQGKSWLAGDHHVHTHYSVKWDNSVFPPAPILGGDAKYSIPLNAQMASHYGLSWMVITDHGGPNRAKLALEQAYPELVASRKALPQILQFYGMEFDVPGNSPGGRHASFIMPHRATEAEQLYQIESRYNGRQGVPPGPEKAEDAFMLQALKAMNELPDKPLLLVNHPARLATGFRQYNKVTPAQLRDWQDTAPDVVIGMTGAEGHQAATLNPDGSTDPNAIRGEYPDYPTMGGYDQMTARLGGVWDSLLSEGRNWWVTGVSDSHGHYTDGWADFWPGQYAKTYVYADKNYDSIFAALKAGQVFVTTGDLIDALFVEVAVKNSTKTATAGQTLTVKPDDELVLRVRFRDPDSNNGGGFNPEVERVDVIQGLIKGTASERNTDEAPDTKVAKRFYSADWSSKEGYSSFELPLGNVSKSQYLRLRGTNNKNELEPEADAKGENPWSDLWFYSNPVFIQVSL
- a CDS encoding glycosyl hydrolase 115 family protein, yielding MIGRGLLLVVLTALMLLSSCTTKTRVHHIHLLYPAGSHKAIELAARDLQTELRMLPGATITKGPQTNAEANLTILIGVAGQLKGHQLLNAESQALLADINAPRSGLMHQQKDGKALILLAGADVQGTQYSVYDFSQQYLNTDPLRYWTGSQAEAVSMQQLLQLQTQRIDAPVVPLLVYFENDVDELANFRGTKLQYDWESFTALIDSLVRMRYNAIELFDMLGRVEFYQRPEYQSRYPNYQLDKAYLDRMIDYIHDKGMLLQVDMMMGRQLGSLPETESNCWSEHQQSWKDMWLYYLKETPIGRADIFSLRPRHQVWDWPYQSACNEDKTMVFNQVYAALGQLLDQQKPGAIKVCTCYHDGMELFNAGFNPPKDFIVAWSDNGWGEFDYLPKSDKGHAMGTYVHAGFWLNHDVADPYPKRIEQVMSFMYQQHKADQYMMVNGQTFRPFLLNLAAYAESARLGGAFNSETFSTGWFTRYFGAAATPAAIGAMQQLHQAHADEVGYVEILWQVKVLQGFLADTPVRQPGKDEFSVTADRIQPWFNATAPRITTLEKGLQQAKAGLNAAKNPVFYHDFVILPLQLYLDLLNYNQLLLQMAQLKLNAGSDWTGEQGAALLQQAKTQLQLLHQRRLTGDQDSRWANWYHPENRRPNNGFPVLADLEAIAKAR